The proteins below are encoded in one region of Streptomyces roseirectus:
- a CDS encoding transposase, which yields MTVRRPGRHPFRSGHRSHLVRTWLAHHADRIELYFRPSYSPELNPDELVNADPKRGLP from the coding sequence ATGACCGTTCGCCGACCAGGCCGGCATCCGTTCCGATCAGGTCACCGCTCTCACCTGGTCCGCACATGGCTGGCCCACCACGCCGACAGGATCGAGCTGTACTTCCGGCCCTCGTACTCGCCCGAACTGAACCCCGACGAACTCGTCAACGCCGACCCCAAACGAGGCCTGCCATGA